The DNA segment NNNNNNNNNNNNNNNNNNNNNNNNNNNNNNNNNNNNNNNNNNNNNNNNNNNNNNNNNNNNNNNNNNNNNNNNNNNNNNNNNNNNNNNNNNNNNNNNNNNNNNNNNNNNNNNNNNNNNNNNNNNNNNNNNNNNNNNNNNNNNNNNNNNNNNNNNNNNNNNNNNNNNNNNNNNNNNNNNNNNNNNNNNNNNNNNNNNNNNNNNNNNNNNNNNNNNNNNNNNNNNNNNNNNNNNNNNNNNNNNNNNNNNNNNNNNNNNNNNNNNNNNNNNNNNNNNNNNNNNNNNNNNNNNNNNNNNNNNNNNNNNNNNNNNNNNNNNNNNNNNNNNNNNNNNNNNNNNNNNNNNNNNNNNNNNNNNNNNNNNNNNNNNNNNNNNNNNNNNNNNNNNNNNNNNNNNNNNNNNNNNNNNNNNNNNNNNNNNNNNNNNNNNNNNNNNNNNNNNNNNNNNNNNNNNNNNNNNNNNNNNNNNNNNNNNNNNNNNNNNNNNNNNNNNNNNNNNNNNNNNNNNNNNNNNNNNNNNNNNNNNNNNNNNNNNNNNNNNNNNNNNNNNNNNNNNNNNNNNNNNNNNNNNNNNNNNNNNNNNNNNNNNNNNNNNNNNNNNNNNNNNNNNNNNNNNNNNNNNNNNNNNNNNNNNNNNNNNNNNNNNNNNNNNNNNNNNNNNNNNNNNNNNNNNNNNNNNNNNNNNNNNNNNNNNNNNNNNNNNNNNNNNNNNNNNNNNNNNNNNNNNNNNNNNNNNNNNNNNNNNNNNNNNNNNNNNNNNNNNNNNNNNNNNNNNNNNNNNNNNNNNNNNNNNNNNNNNNNNNNNNNNNNNNNNNNNNNNNNNNNNNNNNNNNNNNNNNNNNNNNNNNNNNNNNNNNNNNNNNNNNNNNNNNNNNNNNNNNNNNNNNNNNNNNNNNNNNNNNNNNNNNNNNNNNNNNNNNNNNNNNNNNNNNNNNNNNNNNNNNNNNNNNNNNNNNNNNNNNNNNNNNNNNNNNNNNNNNNNNNNNNNNNNNNNNNNNNNNNNNNNNNNNNNNNNNNNNNNNNNNNNNNNNNNNNNNNNNNNNNNNNNNNNNNNNNNNNNNNNNNNNNNNNNNNNNNNNNNNNNNNNNNNNNNNNNNNNNNNNNNNNNNNNNNNNNNNNNNNNNNNNNNNNNNNNNNNNNNNNNNNNNNNNNNNNNNNNNNNNNNNNNNNNNNNNNNNNNNNNNNNNNNNNNNNNNNNNNNNNNNNNNNNNNNNNNNNNNNNNNNNNNNNNNNNNNNNNNNNNNNNNNNNNNNNNNNNNNNNNNNNNNNNNNNNNNNNNNNNNNNNNNNNNNNNNNNNNNNNNNNNNNNNNNNNNNNNNNNNNNNNNNNNNNNNNNNNNNNNNNNNNNNNNNNNNNNNNNNNNNNNNNNNNNNNNNNNNNNNNNNNNNNNNNNNNNNNNNNNNNNNNNNNNNNNNNNNNNNNNNNNNNNNNNNNNNNNNNNNNNNNNNNNNNNNNNNNNNNNNNNNNNNNNNNNNNNNNNNNNNNNNNNNNNNNNNNNNNNNNNNNNNNNNNNNNNNNNNNNNNNNNNNNNNNNNNNNNNNNNNNNNNNNNNNNNNNNNNNNNNNNNNNNNNNNNNNNNNNNNNNNNNNNNNNNNNNNNNNNNNNNNNNNNNNNNNNNNNNNNNNNNNNNNNNNNNNNNNNNNNNNNNNNNNNNNNNNNNNNNNNNNNNNNNNNNNNNNNNNNNNNNNNNNNNNNNNNNNNNNNNNNNNNNNNNNNNNNNNNNNNNNNNNNNNNNNNNNNNNNNNNNNNNNNNNNNNNNNNNNNNNNNNNNNNNNNNNNNNNNNNNNNNNNNNNNNNNNNNNNNNNNNNNNNNNNNNNNNNNNNNNNNNNNNNNNNNNNNNNNNNNNNNNNNNNNNNNNNNNNNNNNNNNNNNNNNNNNNNNNNNNCCCGCTCAACTGGGGCAGGCCTTGCCATTCATCGACCCTTCGGCATGCATCCACCACCACAGGGCCTCGCTCTGCTGTGCCGTGCAGCGTGCTTACGTCCAACCACCCTCGGCAATCTCCAAATTCTCTTTCTGCCCGTCTCACACTGTGCAGAGAAATGGCCTCCCCTCCTCGGCATTCACCCCAAGTAAAGAGCCCAAAGGCCCTggctccccagcctcccccgCCTGCCGCTCCCACTCCACCTCTGCCTCTCGCCACACTCACGGGCTCTCCAGAAATTCACCTGCCTTGGTGAGCTGGCCCACATCAAGCACTGTGGCACGCCAGACACCAGGCTGCAAACGTGCCACCACAGCTAAGGGGTTCGCTACGGAAcgggcagcaccagcactggtggagccaggcagggctccCCACGTCACAGGACCGGCGAGCTCTCGGCCAGGGCTGCCGGGATGGCGGCCTGCTCTCCCAAAAAggcctcctctgcctctgcccgCACCGACACCCCCAGGGACGGACCCCAGGGGGCACAAGCTCGGACACGCAGGCCCCTTTCTCCCAGCTACAACCTTACAAGCAAGGCGGGCACCAAGGCACGCACAGAGCACGCTCAATGGCAAAGGCCAGGCCTCAAGGCAGGCTTAGCAAGctggcagcaaggcaggcacGGAGCAAATGCCACTGAGGGGGCCGCCACTCCTGCCCGCAACAGCAGAAAGCCCAGACCAACCTTCCGGGGCTGCGAGGAAAAGGAGCCCCTCCTTCCCAGCGCACCCACAAAACACACCACACGAGTGCCACAGCATGACCTCACTGACGACACCCCACCCCTCCTAGGCTTCGGTCACATGTTCTGCATGCCCTGACACGCGCCATCAACACCAAGCCTTTGGCCTCTAATATTTGCACCTCAAAGCTGCCGCCAGGACCAAGTGGACATGTCCTCAAGTGGAGGACACTACATTGCAGAACTGCGGGGGAAAAACGCACACCCCTCCTCATTACTCACCAGGCTGTGGCACGCAACAGCTTCTTGCTGCAAAACACCGCGTTGTGCAAAGGCTGTCCCGCCCCTCAGGGTCCAGCATAAAAGCTGGCCCAGcacctctctctctcacacGCTGCTCCTGGTGCCTTCTCCTCCGCGGTCAACAAGGTGAGCCTgaagccccttcccctccttctcctgccGCACCCGCCCCATCTCTTCCAGCACGCGCTGCCTCCAGACTCAGCAGTGCCGACGCCTCCCCACCGCCgcgctccccgcagccccacaCCGTGCCTCCACATTCCCTTGCCCTCCTGTAACGCCACCCCTCGCGCCCCCACCACCCTCCGCTTCCTCAACACCCTCTCTTACAGGGCCCCTCAACACCACAGACATGGCCTGCAACaacctctgcagcccctgcggACCCACCCCGCTGGCTAACAGCTGCAACGAGCCCTGCGTCAGGCAGTGCGAAGAATCCCGCGTCGTCATCCAGCCTCCCGCCGTGCTGGTCACCCTGCCGGgacccatcctcagctccttcccccagagCACCGCCGTCGGATCGTCCTCATCGGCTGCCGTGGGCAACATCCTCAGCTCCCAGGGAGTGCCCGTCTCCTCCGGCGGCTTCGGCTATGGCTTCGGAGGCCTGGGCTGCTATGGTGCCAGAAGAGCCTGCTACCCCTGCTAAGGGCTCCTTACACCACGCCTGATACCAGCCAACCACACGCTAGAAGCCAAGTCACGGATTGAGGACCTACCTTcaggctcctgctgccacaTGGGCTCGCCGTCCGTGGCTCCTCCGCCCCTCAAGGCACAAAGCAAGCAGCGAAGGGGCCAGCCCGCGGTGCCTGGAAACATGAGCTACctacctcctcctcttctcccactgTCTTCTTTGCATCGCCCCTACAGCTACATCCGGTACTCTCTGCTGCAAACACCTTCTCACAAGCCAAAGACCACCGGGGCACCTCCGCCGCGCTGCTCCCACTGCAAGGCAGGAAGACCTCGGTGCTCTGGAAAAGTCTACTGCAAGGAAAGGAGCCCTCGGCTGACGGCCGCCCTACTTGCACCTCAGACCCGCTCCCTTCCCCTTGGTGCTCCTGCCATTTCACTCCTTTGCCTCAATAAAGTTCTCCCGCATGCCAGCCTCAGgtgcctcctcttcctttcttctaagGCTCTTCCAGCCTCACCCGGCACAGAACCGGGACTCAACAGGCCATCGGGGTGGGTGGACAAGGACCACAAGACCTCTCTTAGGAAGTATCGCCGCAGCAACACCACCTGCTGGCAAGCCGGTGGGCTTCCAGCCCGTGACACAAGCCCTTCACTTGCCCAAACAAAGGCTTGGACACGCTAATGCACTTCCACCCATGCCTCTGACGCAAGCTCCTCCTGTGCGCTGGGTTCActttggctggatgccaggtgcccgCCAAgccgctctgtcactccccctcctcaactggaaaggggagagagaacACAACAAAACGGTTTGTGGGTCGAGGTAAGAACAGGGAGGGGATAGAGTCGTCAAAggggttgggttggaagggaccttcaagatcatctagCTCCAAGCCCtctgccgtgggcagggacaccttccaccacaCCAGCTTGCTCAAAGcaccatccagcctggccttgaacagCTCCAGGCagggggcagccacagctgctctagGCAACTTCTTCCAGCATCTCACCGACCTCACgggaaagaatttctttctcatATCTAACCTAAAGCTACCCTCTCTCAGGTTAAATCCGTTACCTGTCGTCTTATCACTACACTCCCTGGTCCAGAGGCCCTCCCCACCTTTCCTGAGGGCCCCCTCAAAGTACCGCATGGCCGCTGCAAGGTCTCCACaaagcctcctcttctcccgGCTAAACGAtcccaactccctcagcctgtctgcaaAGGGGAGGTGCTGCACCTCCTcctcatctttgtggccctcctctggacccgctcgAGCAGGTCCATGCctttcttatgctgggggcctTCAGAGCCGAATGCAGTACTCCACTCTCACCAGAGCCGAGTAGGgagggagaatcacctccctcgacctgccggccacgctgcttttgacGCAACCTGGCATACGACTGGCTTTCTGGGCTCCGCGCGAACGTTGCCGGCTCATACTCAGTTCTCCATTCACCaatacccccaagtccttctccgcagggctgctctcaatgcACTCACCGCCCGGCCTGCAGCCATCTTTGGGATTGCCCCTGGCACTTGGCCTCGTGGCACTCCATGAGCTTTGCACGGGCCCACCTCCCAAGCCTGCCAcggtccctctggatggcatcccttccctctagaGCATCAACCGCAACACTCAGCTTGGCGTCATCCGCAAACTTGCCGAGGCTGCACACTCCAGCCCACTGTCCGTGGCCctaacaaagatgttaaatcatactggccccagcacggacccctgagggacaccactcatcactgggCTCCACTCGGACATCGAGCCTTTCATTGCAACTCATTGAGAGCACCCATCCAGCCAATCACACACCGAGCGGTCCACCCACCAAGTCCGCATCTCTCCATTTCAGAGACAAGGATCTTGCGCGGGACAGTATCAAATGCTCTGCACAAGTCCAGGGACGTGACGCCAGTCGCTCTTCCCTTACCCACCAATGCCTTAATcctgtcatagaaggccaccCCATTTGTCAGGCACGCTTTGCCCTCTGTGAAGCCATGTTGGCCGTCAGCAGTCACGCCTCCCTTTTCCAGGTGCCTTGGCATActttccaggaggatctgctccacgATCCCGCCAGGCACGGAGGTGACGCTGACCGACCTGTCGTTAACCTGGGTCTTCCTCTTGACCTTTCTGAAAAGGAGGGTTACCACCTGCCAACTTGCTGTGGGGACGCTCCATCCCACTGCCCGGATCACAGACGAGGATGCTGAACACGGCTGCCCCCAGCGCCTGTGAGCGCGCAAGGGGAGACAGCGTCAAAGACTCTTCTACAAAGCTGAAGTGAACACCACCCACGTCTCTCTCCTTGTCCACAAAGCTAGCCACTCCAACACAGAAGACAGGGAGGTCAGTCAAGCACGATTCCCTCTTGGTAAATCCATGCCGACGGCTCCTCATCACTTGCTTGTCCTTCAGCAGCTTGGCAACGCTTCCGCGGAGGATTTTCTCCATCACCTCCCCTGGCAACAAGGACAGGCTCACCAGCCTCTGCTCTCCCACATCTTCCTTCCCGCCCTTCTGCAAGACAGGAGGCCTAAGAGCAATCTTCTGGACACCCGCAACTGCCCCCAGGAGCTATGACCTTTAAAAGATAATTGAGAGTGGCCTCCCAaggacatcagccagctcccccagcatTCGTGGCTCTGACTCATCAGGACCCAGGGACTTCCGTACATCCAGTCCCAAGGCACACCTTCCcactccctt comes from the Falco rusticolus isolate bFalRus1 chromosome 3, bFalRus1.pri, whole genome shotgun sequence genome and includes:
- the LOC119144902 gene encoding feather keratin-like, which gives rise to MACNNLCSPCGPTPLANSCNEPCVRQCEESRVVIQPPAVLVTLPGPILSSFPQSTAVGSSSSAAVGNILSSQGVPVSSGGFGYGFGGLGCYGARRACYPC